The following coding sequences lie in one Bacteroidota bacterium genomic window:
- a CDS encoding proline dehydrogenase family protein, whose protein sequence is MPRDLVWLFSKRYIAGRRIEDAIRISKELNSKGMMVTIDLLGEFITELSQAEQNKKEYLDIIDTIQRHNINGNYSLKPTMFGLLIDKEVCYANIREIVAKAASYNNFIRIDMEDSQCVDLEIELFRRLKAEFPNNVGLVVQAYLKRTLSDLHNMLDLHTPETPLNFRLCKGIYVEPEHIAYKKYHEINEHFLEDLEFMFSHGIYPGIATHDKPLVEGAYRLIEKYKVPREKYEFQMLYGVTPQLRNSIVEAGHRMRIYVPFGEQWFAYSTRRLKENPRMAWDIIKALFVRG, encoded by the coding sequence ATGCCACGCGACCTGGTGTGGTTGTTTTCTAAACGCTACATCGCCGGCAGGCGCATCGAAGATGCCATCAGGATAAGCAAAGAACTGAATTCCAAAGGGATGATGGTGACTATCGACCTCCTGGGCGAATTTATCACCGAACTTAGCCAGGCCGAGCAAAATAAAAAGGAATACCTCGATATCATCGACACCATCCAGCGCCACAACATCAACGGCAACTATTCGCTCAAGCCTACCATGTTTGGTCTGCTCATCGACAAAGAGGTGTGCTATGCCAACATCCGCGAGATTGTTGCCAAGGCTGCCAGCTACAACAACTTTATCCGGATCGACATGGAAGACTCGCAGTGTGTTGACCTCGAGATAGAACTCTTTCGCAGGCTGAAAGCCGAATTTCCGAACAATGTGGGATTGGTGGTTCAGGCCTATCTGAAGCGTACGCTGAGCGATTTGCACAACATGCTCGACCTGCACACTCCCGAAACTCCCTTGAATTTCAGGTTGTGCAAAGGCATCTATGTTGAGCCTGAGCATATTGCATACAAAAAGTATCACGAAATCAACGAACATTTTCTCGAAGACCTTGAGTTTATGTTTAGCCATGGCATTTATCCCGGCATTGCCACGCACGACAAGCCGCTGGTGGAAGGCGCCTACAGGTTGATAGAAAAATACAAGGTTCCCCGCGAAAAATATGAGTTTCAGATGCTTTACGGGGTCACTCCCCAATTGCGCAACAGCATAGTCGAAGCCGGACACCGCATGCGCATCTATGTGCCTTTTGGTGAGCAGTGGTTTGCCTATTCCACACGAAGGCTGAAAGAAAATCCGAGAATGGCCTGGGATATTATCAAGGCTTTGTTTGTAAGGGGCTGA
- the glmS gene encoding glutamine--fructose-6-phosphate transaminase (isomerizing), which yields MCGIVAYIGPKEAYPILINGLRRLEYRGYDSAGIALYNNGIKVFKTKGKVSDLESHANGHDISGNMGIAHTRWATHGEPNDVNAHPHLSYSNRIALIHNGIIENYALLRKELEARGYKFRSSTDTEVLTNLIEDIQHNEKVDLFEAVRIALNQVIGAYAIVVMENDHPDMLVAARKGSPLVIGIGNGEFFVASDATPIVEHTKNVVYLDDEEVALLDRNNELKIKTIRNKEKTPYIQELEMSLSALEKGGFEHFMLKEIYEQPTSVRDSMRGRIHPETGTVTLGGIIDYEPKILNADCIIVVACGTSWHAGLVGEYLIEDLARIPVEVEYASEFRYRNPIISEKDVVIAISQSGETADTLAAIELAKSKGATILGICNVVGSSIARATHAGSYTHAGPEIGVASTKAFTAQVTLLTLFALRFAQLKGTLSRSRFNQIVTELSLIPEKIERTLQTNKNLVVEIAAKYKDVRNFLYLGRGYNFPVALEGALKLKEISYIHAEGYPAAEMKHGPIALIDEDMPVVFIAPKQSIYDKVVSNIQEVKARKGRVIAVVTEGDTVVRGMADYVIEIPDTEEALVPLLATIPLQKLAYHIAVMRGCNVDQPRNLAKSVTVE from the coding sequence ATGTGTGGTATAGTTGCTTACATAGGCCCCAAAGAAGCATACCCTATTCTCATCAACGGACTCAGGCGCCTTGAATACCGTGGCTACGACAGTGCAGGCATCGCACTTTACAACAATGGAATCAAGGTATTCAAAACCAAGGGAAAAGTTTCCGACCTGGAAAGCCATGCCAATGGCCACGACATTTCGGGCAACATGGGCATTGCCCACACACGCTGGGCAACTCACGGTGAACCCAATGATGTGAACGCTCACCCACACCTTTCGTATTCTAACCGTATTGCGCTGATTCACAATGGTATCATTGAAAATTATGCGCTCTTGCGAAAGGAACTTGAGGCCAGGGGATACAAATTCAGATCAAGCACAGATACCGAAGTGCTCACCAACCTGATTGAAGACATACAGCACAACGAGAAGGTGGACCTGTTCGAGGCCGTGCGCATCGCCCTCAATCAGGTAATTGGGGCTTATGCCATTGTGGTGATGGAAAACGACCATCCCGATATGCTCGTAGCAGCGCGAAAAGGCAGCCCCCTGGTGATTGGTATTGGCAACGGTGAGTTTTTCGTGGCCTCGGATGCCACACCCATTGTTGAGCATACCAAAAATGTGGTCTATCTCGATGATGAGGAAGTGGCCCTGCTTGACCGAAACAACGAGCTGAAAATCAAAACTATACGCAACAAAGAAAAAACCCCGTATATCCAGGAGCTCGAAATGAGCCTGAGCGCCCTCGAAAAAGGTGGTTTTGAACATTTCATGCTCAAAGAAATTTATGAGCAACCCACCTCGGTTCGCGACAGCATGCGCGGTCGCATCCATCCCGAAACAGGTACGGTCACCCTTGGTGGCATCATCGACTACGAACCGAAAATTCTCAATGCCGACTGCATCATCGTGGTGGCCTGCGGCACCTCGTGGCATGCAGGTCTGGTGGGAGAATACCTTATCGAAGACCTTGCCCGCATCCCGGTGGAAGTAGAGTATGCCTCGGAGTTTCGTTACCGCAACCCCATCATCAGCGAAAAAGACGTAGTAATCGCCATCAGCCAGTCGGGCGAAACAGCCGACACCTTGGCTGCCATAGAACTGGCAAAAAGCAAAGGCGCCACTATTCTTGGTATTTGCAATGTGGTGGGTTCCTCAATTGCACGTGCCACCCATGCAGGCAGTTACACCCATGCCGGACCTGAAATAGGTGTTGCATCAACCAAAGCATTTACGGCACAGGTTACCCTGCTCACCCTCTTTGCGCTTCGTTTTGCGCAACTCAAAGGAACCCTGAGCAGATCGCGGTTCAATCAGATTGTTACCGAACTCAGTCTGATTCCTGAAAAAATCGAGCGCACGCTGCAAACCAACAAAAATCTGGTGGTGGAAATTGCAGCCAAGTATAAAGATGTACGCAACTTCCTCTACCTGGGTCGTGGTTACAACTTCCCCGTGGCACTTGAAGGCGCCCTTAAGCTCAAAGAAATATCGTACATCCATGCCGAAGGTTATCCGGCTGCCGAAATGAAACACGGCCCCATTGCACTCATCGACGAAGATATGCCCGTGGTGTTCATCGCGCCCAAGCAAAGCATCTACGACAAAGTGGTGAGCAATATTCAGGAAGTCAAAGCCCGAAAAGGCAGAGTGATCGCTGTGGTCACCGAAGGCGACACCGTGGTGCGCGGCATGGCCGACTACGTCATCGAAATCCCGGATACTGAAGAAGCACTTGTGCCCCTGCTTGCGACCATCCCGTTGCAAAAACTGGCCTACCACATCGCCGTGATGCGCGGCTGCAACGTGGACCAACCCCGAAATCTTGCCAAATCAGTCACAGTAGAATAA
- a CDS encoding DUF4270 domain-containing protein: MLKILPLKKPALFAGAMLLCLATLFSCTKRPGEIGADLIPDDGLISPMFTDTISVVAYSIIEDSLRTDEPETALLGSIFDPVFGTSTAGFFTQISLSTASHNFGTNPQLDSLVLQLAYSGFYGDTTTMQQVRVYEVMEKLHYDSAYYSNQVKEYNSFDFANFSFTPRPKSRVVWQGDTLAPIVRIRLSDVSPALGNKLLTAGENNLSSVTRFQNFFKGLYVTAEPLNSGGAILGFDLPSNLSRLTIYYRNDEQDSLRYEFLITSDEARYNVFNHYNYANASPEFRQQVIEGDTMLGRQTLYVQGMGGVKTKLRFPTLAHLKKSPDQKIVINEARLLLNGKELDTTIFFAPANFALVQANGDGSYSILKDQLEGNNYFGGTHNKKANTVQFRLTRYVQDKVLRGANKTDHGLFLFSIGASSRPHRWVINGTHPATDTLQPLKLLLHYSIVNE, from the coding sequence ATGTTGAAAATCCTCCCATTGAAAAAACCTGCATTATTTGCCGGAGCAATGCTCCTTTGTCTTGCCACGCTCTTTTCCTGCACAAAACGACCTGGCGAAATCGGCGCCGACCTGATTCCCGACGACGGGCTGATCAGCCCGATGTTTACGGATACCATCAGTGTGGTAGCCTACAGCATCATCGAAGATTCGCTGCGTACCGACGAGCCGGAAACCGCTTTGCTGGGCAGCATTTTCGACCCGGTGTTCGGTACCTCAACCGCAGGATTTTTCACCCAGATCAGCCTCTCCACAGCCAGCCACAACTTTGGCACAAATCCCCAGCTCGACTCGCTGGTGCTGCAGCTGGCCTACTCCGGTTTCTATGGCGACACCACAACCATGCAGCAGGTCAGGGTTTATGAAGTCATGGAGAAGCTCCATTACGATTCAGCCTATTATTCAAATCAGGTTAAGGAATACAACAGCTTCGATTTTGCCAACTTCAGCTTTACTCCCCGTCCCAAAAGCCGGGTAGTCTGGCAGGGCGATACCCTTGCACCCATTGTGCGCATTCGTCTAAGCGATGTTTCGCCAGCCCTGGGCAACAAACTGCTCACCGCCGGCGAGAATAACCTTTCATCGGTCACCAGGTTTCAGAATTTCTTCAAAGGCCTTTATGTCACTGCCGAGCCGCTCAACTCCGGCGGAGCAATCCTGGGCTTCGATCTTCCGAGCAACCTGTCGCGCCTGACCATTTATTACCGCAACGACGAGCAGGATTCGCTTCGCTATGAGTTTCTGATTACCAGCGACGAAGCCCGCTATAATGTATTCAACCACTACAACTACGCCAATGCTTCGCCCGAATTCAGGCAACAGGTTATTGAAGGCGACACCATGCTCGGGCGACAAACACTTTATGTTCAGGGTATGGGCGGAGTGAAAACCAAACTTCGTTTTCCCACACTCGCCCACCTCAAAAAAAGCCCTGACCAGAAAATTGTCATCAACGAAGCCAGGCTGCTGCTCAATGGCAAAGAGCTCGATACTACCATATTTTTTGCACCTGCCAACTTTGCCCTGGTGCAAGCCAATGGCGATGGCTCTTATTCCATACTCAAGGACCAGCTCGAGGGAAACAATTACTTCGGAGGCACACACAACAAAAAGGCCAACACAGTTCAGTTCCGGCTCACGAGGTATGTGCAGGACAAGGTGCTGCGAGGCGCCAATAAGACTGATCACGGCCTTTTCCTGTTTTCAATCGGCGCCTCATCACGGCCCCACCGTTGGGTAATCAATGGCACACACCCCGCTACCGACACCCTGCAACCCTTGAAGCTTTTGCTTCACTATAGCATTGTGAACGAATAG
- a CDS encoding CPBP family intramembrane metalloprotease encodes MNNNPFAETSNAFRWLALIFLVLMGALLGMLAGLGLQQLFGATGQESLKAMRIMQLSTQMGLFFLPPLAWAWTFGKEARFALGIGNKPGYLFLLSGILLMIAALPLIHQLAEWNNAIRLPERLAALESALRMLEDRAEALTNMFLSVSTIHDLLFNLFMIAFVPALGEELLFRGVIQQQLIRSFRNVHIAVIFGAMLFSALHFQFYGLIPRFVLGVFLGYFFLWSRSLWVPVAMHLVNNAMAVVAYYLHHNGYTSIPMEELGGTSDWWIVALSALLSFGFLIAAKHFASPDQKVMN; translated from the coding sequence ATGAACAACAACCCTTTTGCTGAGACCAGCAATGCCTTTCGCTGGCTGGCCCTGATTTTTCTGGTCCTGATGGGTGCATTGCTGGGTATGCTAGCCGGTTTAGGCCTTCAGCAGCTGTTTGGTGCAACCGGTCAGGAATCACTGAAAGCGATGCGCATCATGCAACTGAGCACGCAAATGGGTCTTTTTTTCCTGCCCCCTCTGGCCTGGGCGTGGACGTTTGGCAAAGAGGCCAGGTTTGCCCTGGGCATTGGAAATAAACCGGGATATCTTTTTTTACTGTCTGGTATCCTTTTGATGATTGCCGCACTGCCGTTGATTCACCAGCTTGCCGAATGGAACAATGCCATACGGTTGCCTGAGCGCTTGGCCGCGCTCGAATCAGCGCTCCGGATGCTGGAAGATCGGGCTGAAGCTCTGACAAATATGTTTTTGTCCGTGAGCACAATCCATGACCTGCTTTTCAACCTTTTCATGATTGCATTTGTGCCTGCTTTGGGCGAGGAGCTGCTTTTCAGGGGAGTGATTCAGCAGCAGCTGATCCGCTCGTTCAGGAATGTTCACATTGCTGTGATTTTTGGCGCAATGCTATTCAGCGCATTGCATTTTCAGTTTTATGGTTTGATTCCCAGGTTTGTGCTTGGGGTGTTTCTGGGCTACTTTTTTCTCTGGAGCCGCAGCCTGTGGGTTCCGGTGGCTATGCACCTTGTGAACAATGCCATGGCCGTTGTGGCATATTATCTGCATCACAACGGGTATACCAGCATCCCCATGGAGGAGTTGGGCGGCACCTCAGATTGGTGGATTGTGGCGCTCAGCGCTTTGCTGAGCTTTGGGTTTTTGATTGCAGCAAAACATTTCGCTTCTCCGGATCAGAAGGTGATGAATTGA
- a CDS encoding glycogen/starch synthase, with protein sequence MEKPRVLFVAQYITPFVKECQISNIGRRLPQGIQERGKEIRTFMPRFGNINERRNQLHEVIRLSGMNLIINDTDHPLIIKVASIQQARMQVYFIDNEDFFHRKFTITDKNGHFFDDNDERTIFFSRGVIETVKKLGWQPNLIHCHGWMSALVPLYIKKAYKDSPLFSDVKVVYSLYDDHFTESFRPNFDKKLKLPGIGPKDLKYFKEPNYVNLTKAAIEYSDAVIVAGEQVLPELVEFATEKKKPLLHHTEEGYIDAYNQFYDSLLGLKK encoded by the coding sequence ATGGAAAAACCAAGAGTTCTCTTTGTTGCGCAATACATCACGCCTTTTGTGAAGGAATGTCAGATCAGCAATATTGGTCGTCGGCTTCCACAGGGCATTCAGGAGCGAGGCAAAGAAATCAGGACATTTATGCCGCGTTTCGGCAACATCAACGAACGGCGCAACCAATTGCACGAGGTCATACGCCTTTCGGGCATGAACCTCATTATCAACGATACAGATCATCCACTCATTATCAAGGTAGCTTCTATTCAACAAGCCAGAATGCAGGTCTATTTCATTGATAATGAGGACTTCTTCCACCGAAAATTCACCATCACCGACAAAAACGGTCACTTTTTCGACGACAATGATGAGCGCACCATTTTCTTTTCGCGCGGCGTAATTGAAACAGTGAAAAAACTTGGATGGCAACCTAACCTGATTCATTGCCACGGATGGATGTCGGCCCTCGTGCCCCTTTACATAAAAAAAGCCTACAAGGACAGTCCGCTGTTCAGCGATGTAAAAGTGGTGTATTCTCTTTATGATGACCATTTTACTGAAAGTTTCCGCCCGAACTTCGACAAAAAACTCAAGCTTCCGGGCATTGGCCCCAAAGACCTCAAATACTTTAAAGAGCCTAACTACGTTAACCTGACCAAAGCCGCCATCGAATATTCGGATGCCGTTATCGTTGCCGGCGAACAGGTCTTGCCCGAGCTGGTTGAGTTTGCCACCGAGAAAAAGAAACCCCTGCTTCATCATACTGAAGAGGGATATATCGATGCCTACAACCAATTCTACGACAGCCTGCTAGGTTTGAAGAAGTAA
- the dusB gene encoding tRNA dihydrouridine synthase DusB, whose protein sequence is MVKIGNLNIGEFPILLAPMEDVSDPPFRYVCKMFGADVTYTEFISSEGLIREAEKSVKKLEFSDFERPIGIQIYGHDIDSMVEAARFAESVKPDIIDINYGCPVKKVASKGAGSGIMNNVPKMVAMTAAVVKAVNLPVTVKTRLGYDENMKNIVEIAERLQDVGIQAITIHGRLRTTRSSVPADWTLIGEVKRNPRMHIPVFGNGDVVDGPSAKHFKDTYGVDGLMIARGSYGNPWIFREVKQYLSEGTLPPLPDIHERVRISRIHLEKSVDWKGERLAILEMRKHWSYYFKGYPHFKPFRIRLMEEETLSGMIELLNEIARQFDGVEPVGSGDKAATEINESEGLPSSCPR, encoded by the coding sequence ATGGTTAAGATTGGAAATCTCAACATAGGCGAATTTCCCATTTTGCTTGCACCCATGGAAGACGTGAGCGATCCGCCCTTCCGTTATGTATGCAAGATGTTCGGGGCTGATGTTACCTACACCGAATTCATTTCGTCGGAAGGGCTGATCCGCGAGGCCGAGAAAAGCGTCAAAAAGCTCGAGTTCAGCGACTTTGAGCGCCCGATTGGGATTCAGATCTATGGTCACGACATCGATTCCATGGTGGAGGCAGCCCGGTTTGCCGAATCGGTAAAGCCTGATATCATTGACATTAACTATGGATGTCCGGTGAAAAAGGTGGCCTCAAAAGGAGCCGGGTCGGGCATAATGAACAATGTACCCAAGATGGTGGCAATGACCGCAGCCGTGGTAAAAGCAGTTAATCTGCCGGTTACCGTTAAAACTCGTCTTGGTTATGACGAAAATATGAAGAACATTGTTGAAATAGCCGAGCGGCTGCAGGATGTTGGCATACAGGCTATTACCATACATGGAAGGCTGCGCACCACCCGATCGAGTGTGCCGGCCGACTGGACACTTATTGGTGAAGTAAAACGGAATCCGCGCATGCACATACCTGTTTTTGGAAATGGGGATGTGGTGGACGGGCCATCGGCAAAGCATTTCAAGGATACCTACGGGGTTGACGGTTTGATGATTGCGCGCGGTTCTTACGGCAATCCGTGGATTTTCAGGGAAGTTAAACAATACCTCTCAGAAGGTACCTTGCCTCCCTTGCCCGATATCCATGAGCGGGTACGCATCAGCCGCATACACCTCGAAAAATCGGTCGATTGGAAAGGTGAGCGCCTGGCCATCCTGGAAATGCGCAAACACTGGAGTTATTATTTTAAAGGATATCCTCATTTTAAGCCTTTCAGAATCAGGCTTATGGAAGAGGAAACCCTGAGTGGGATGATTGAGCTGCTCAACGAGATAGCCAGGCAATTCGACGGAGTTGAACCGGTGGGTTCGGGCGATAAAGCTGCAACAGAAATCAACGAATCAGAAGGTCTGCCTTCAAGCTGCCCCCGGTGA
- a CDS encoding MotA/TolQ/ExbB proton channel family protein — MKKLIAFWAIAGLMFFGVSQTVLAQDTAAAAQPETEQVAEAPAEEAATLDMEAAADEPLTFHETIKEKFIEGGPEFMGIVLLTLIFGLAIAIERIIYLTLSSTNTKKLLSQVSDALENGGVEKAKEICRNTRGPVASIFYQGLLRYDQGVEEVEKSIVSYGSVITGRLESGVSWISLFIALAPMLGFMGTVIGMIQAFDDIAAAGDISPQIVATGIKVALLTTVFGLIVAIILQIFYNYIISKIDNLVNDMEDSTITFIDMINKYSKK; from the coding sequence ATGAAAAAATTAATCGCTTTTTGGGCCATTGCCGGCTTGATGTTTTTTGGTGTAAGCCAAACAGTTCTGGCTCAGGACACTGCCGCTGCCGCACAACCCGAAACTGAACAGGTTGCCGAAGCTCCGGCTGAGGAAGCTGCTACCCTCGATATGGAGGCTGCTGCAGACGAGCCACTTACCTTCCACGAAACCATCAAGGAAAAATTTATTGAAGGTGGTCCCGAATTCATGGGTATCGTTTTGCTTACCCTCATTTTCGGTCTGGCCATTGCCATTGAGAGGATTATCTATCTCACCCTGAGCTCCACCAACACCAAAAAGCTGCTCAGCCAGGTAAGCGACGCCCTCGAAAATGGTGGTGTTGAGAAAGCCAAGGAAATCTGCCGCAATACCCGCGGACCAGTAGCAAGCATTTTCTATCAGGGCCTGCTGCGCTATGACCAGGGTGTTGAAGAAGTCGAAAAATCCATCGTTTCCTATGGTTCGGTAATTACCGGACGTCTCGAAAGCGGTGTGAGCTGGATTTCGCTCTTCATTGCTCTTGCCCCCATGCTCGGGTTTATGGGTACAGTAATCGGTATGATCCAGGCCTTCGACGATATCGCTGCTGCCGGCGACATCAGCCCCCAGATTGTAGCAACAGGTATCAAGGTGGCCCTTCTTACCACGGTGTTCGGTCTTATCGTAGCCATCATCCTGCAGATCTTCTACAACTACATCATCAGCAAGATTGACAACCTGGTCAACGATATGGAGGACAGCACCATTACCTTCATCGACATGATTAACAAATACAGCAAAAAGTAA
- a CDS encoding biopolymer transporter ExbD, with amino-acid sequence MARRGTPEINAGSMADIAFLLLIFFLVTTTMDVDSGITRRLPPPVETPEDIKIKERNVLNVLVNKNDRLLVDGKPGDLRTLKDVAKRFITPVYPDDPNHPETEVINIPLLGDVYVSKGVISLKNDRGTSYDMYIKVQNELARAFNELRDELSRRRFGVGYSALTDEDQIKAINEAVPMRISEAEPENIGGN; translated from the coding sequence ATGGCAAGAAGAGGAACACCGGAAATCAACGCAGGCTCAATGGCCGACATCGCCTTCCTGTTGCTGATATTCTTTCTGGTGACCACAACCATGGACGTGGACTCGGGCATTACCCGCCGTTTGCCTCCGCCTGTGGAAACCCCGGAAGACATCAAAATTAAGGAGCGTAACGTGCTCAATGTGCTTGTAAATAAGAACGACCGCTTGCTCGTAGATGGAAAGCCCGGTGATCTCCGCACGCTGAAAGATGTGGCCAAACGTTTTATTACACCAGTATATCCCGACGACCCGAATCATCCTGAAACTGAAGTGATAAATATCCCGCTTCTGGGTGATGTTTATGTGTCAAAGGGCGTTATCTCGCTCAAAAACGACCGGGGTACCTCCTACGATATGTATATCAAGGTGCAAAACGAATTGGCCCGTGCTTTCAATGAACTGCGCGACGAACTGTCGAGGCGCAGATTCGGAGTCGGGTATAGCGCCCTCACCGACGAGGACCAGATCAAAGCCATCAACGAAGCGGTACCCATGCGTATCAGCGAAGCTGAACCTGAAAACATCGGAGGAAACTGA
- a CDS encoding HAD family phosphatase: MNAASTITDIIFDFGGVIIDIDPQLTIKELINLGVKDVEVFASAEFQEKVVGKLERGIITPEVFRDKVREFARLDLSDQDIDDAWNALLLDIPKERIQVIEAAKQKYGIYLLSNSNEIHYELYVRDLQLRFGYREFDQLFDKAYFSFDLHMSKPNPEIFEFVIHQHKLNPATTLFIDDTAEHIQAAAQVGLRTYHLQKPERLRDLFTGGSLKADLLIR, encoded by the coding sequence ATGAATGCAGCTTCAACCATTACCGACATTATTTTCGACTTTGGAGGAGTAATCATCGACATCGATCCGCAGCTCACCATCAAAGAACTGATTAATCTTGGAGTAAAGGATGTGGAGGTTTTTGCCTCAGCCGAATTCCAGGAAAAAGTTGTGGGTAAACTGGAGCGAGGTATCATCACGCCGGAAGTGTTTCGTGACAAAGTGCGTGAATTTGCCCGCCTCGACCTGAGCGATCAGGACATTGACGACGCATGGAATGCCTTGCTGCTCGATATCCCCAAAGAACGCATACAGGTCATTGAAGCAGCAAAACAGAAATACGGGATTTATCTGCTCAGCAATTCCAACGAGATCCACTACGAGCTATATGTGCGCGACCTTCAGCTTCGTTTTGGCTACCGTGAATTTGACCAGCTTTTCGATAAGGCCTATTTCTCGTTCGACCTGCATATGAGCAAGCCCAATCCGGAAATTTTTGAGTTTGTAATTCACCAGCACAAGCTCAATCCTGCCACCACATTATTTATTGACGATACCGCAGAGCACATTCAGGCTGCGGCACAGGTCGGTCTCAGGACATATCACTTGCAAAAACCCGAACGGCTCCGTGACCTGTTCACCGGGGGCAGCTTGAAGGCAGACCTTCTGATTCGTTGA
- a CDS encoding biopolymer transporter ExbD — MSKFKTKKTKGAQAINTSSLPDIIFMLLFFFMVTTVMREVTLKVKVKLPQATEVQKLEKKSLVSYIYIGPPTNVALGTESRIQLNDQFARVRDIQEFVAREREARNEADRGLITTSLKVHKETKMGIVTDVKQELRKASAFRINYSTLKGQTASK, encoded by the coding sequence ATGTCGAAATTCAAAACAAAGAAAACCAAAGGGGCCCAGGCTATCAATACCTCTTCGCTCCCCGACATCATCTTTATGCTTCTGTTTTTCTTCATGGTAACCACGGTGATGCGCGAGGTTACACTGAAGGTAAAGGTGAAGTTGCCACAAGCCACTGAGGTGCAAAAGCTTGAAAAAAAATCCCTTGTCAGCTATATCTACATCGGACCTCCTACCAATGTGGCGCTGGGTACGGAATCGCGTATTCAGCTCAACGACCAGTTTGCCCGTGTGCGTGATATCCAGGAGTTTGTGGCCCGCGAACGCGAAGCCCGTAACGAAGCCGACCGCGGTCTGATTACAACTTCACTCAAGGTGCACAAAGAAACCAAAATGGGTATTGTTACCGACGTGAAGCAGGAACTGCGTAAAGCCAGCGCCTTCCGTATCAATTACTCCACACTCAAAGGACAAACCGCCAGCAAATAA